One Streptomyces dangxiongensis genomic window, CGATCCGCGGCGCCCTGGCCGAGGCGGACTGCGCCCCGGAGGAGGTCGACGTGGTCTTCGCCGACGCCCTCGGGGTACCGGAGGCCGACCGCGCCGAGGCGCTGGCCATCGCCGACGTCCTCGGCGCGCACGGCCGGCGCGTGCCCGTCACGGCGCCCAAGACCGGGACCGGCCGCGGCTACTGCGCGGCACCGGTGCTGGACACCGCGGCGGCCGTGCTGGCACTGGAGCACGGCCTGATCCCACCCACCCCGGGTGTCGTCGCCGTCTGCCACGACCTCGACCTCGTGACCGGCCGAGCCCGCCCCGCCGAGTTGCGTACGGCGCTGATCCTCAGCCGGGGCCTGATGGGGTCGAACTCGGCACTCGTCGTGCGCCACGGCGCCGTCGGGTGAACCGCACCGCCGCCCGCCCAGCAGCACACCAGCAGCAAAGGAGAAGGAATCGCCATGAGTGACCGCATCACCGTGGAAGAGCTGTCCGAACTCATGAAGAAGGCCGCCGGAGTCACCGTCTCCGCGGAGGAGCTCCAGCAGCGGTACGACTCCGGCTTCGACGCCCTCGGCGTCGACTCGCTCGGCCTGCTCGGCATCGTCGGCGAGCTGGAGAACCGGCACGGGGCACCGATGCCGACCGACGCGGAGCGTTCCAGGACGCCCCGCCAGTTCCTCGACCTCGTCAACAGCGCACTGCCCGCGGGAGCCTGACATGACCGGACACACCCAGAACGAGATCACCATCGCGGCCCCCGTCGACCTGGTCTGGGACATGACCAACGACGTCGCGAACTGGCCACGGCTGTTCAGCGAGTACGCCCGGGCCGACATCATCTCCCAGGAGGGGAACAAGGTCACCTTCCGGCTCACCATGCACCCCGACGAGAACGGCACGGTGTGGAGCTGGGTCTCGGAACGGGAGACCGACCGGGACCGGCTGTGCGTCACGGCCCGCCGCATCGAGACCGGCCCCTTCGCCCACATGGACATCCGCTGGGAGTACGAGGAGGTACCGGACGGCACCCGGATGATCTGGACGCAGGACTTCGCCATGAAGCCCGACGCGCCCGTCGACGACGCCTGGATGACCGACAACATCAACAAGAACTCCAAGGTCCAGCTCGCCCTGATCCGGGACAGGATCGAGAAGGCGGCCGCCGGCCACCGGCCCGCCCCGGCTCTGGCCGACTGAGCCGGACGACAGGAGAAGACCGTGCACCAGGCCCTGATCGTCGCCCGCATGGCCCCGGGTTCCGCCTCCGACATCGCCAAGGTGTTCGCGGAGTCCGACCGCGGAGAGCTGCCGCACCTCGTCGGCGTCGTCCGGCGCAGCCTCTTCCAGTTCGGCGACGTGTACATGCACCTCGTCGAGTCCGAGCGGGAGCCGGGACCGGCCATCGCCAAGGTCACCTCGCACCCCGACTTCGTCGAGGTCAGCGAGCGCCTCTCGGCGTACGTCAGCGCGTACGACCCGGAGACCTGGCGGTCCCCGAAGGACGCGATGGCGCAGCGCTTCTACCTCTGGGAGCGCGACGCCGGAGCGTGAGACCCCGTCCGGCCACCGGTGCCGGGCCCGCGTCCGACGCGGGCCCGGCACCGGTGTGGCGTGCGAGGCGTCCGCTCACGCGGAGACCGTGCAGTCGAACGCGTGCAGATAGGGGTTGACCGGCCGGATGTCACCGACGGCCAGACCCGCGCGCTCCAGCCGCGCGACCATGCTGGCGGTGGTGTGCTTGGCCCCGCCGACGTTGAGCAGCAGCAGCAGGTCCATGGCGGTGCTGAACCGCATCGACGGGGTGTCGTCGACGAGGTTCTCGATGACCACGACCCGGGTGCCGGGTCCGCCCGCCTCCACCACGTTGCGCAACAGCCTGGTCGTGGACCCGTCGTCCCACTCCAGGATGTTCTTGATGATGTAGACGTCGGCCTCGACCGGGACGGACACGCGGATGTCGCCGGGCACGATGCGCGCCCGGTCGGAGAGGTCGCCGCCCTCGCGCAGCCGCGGCACGGCCTTCTCCACCACCCGGGGCAGGTCGAGCAGGTAGCCCCGCATCGCCGGGTACTTGTCCAGCAGGCTCGCCACCACGTGACCCTGCCCGCCGCCGAGGTCCGCGACGGAGGTGGCGCCGGACAGGTCCAGCAGGGCGGCGACATCGCGCGCCGACTGCTCGCTGGAGGTGGTCATCGCGCGGTTGAAGACGTCCGCCGACTCGGGGGCGTCCTCGTTCAGGTAGACGAAGAACTCCTTGCCGTAGAGGTCCTCGACGACGTTGCGGCCGGAGCGGACCGCCTCGTCCAGCCTCGGCCAGGCGTCCCAGGTCCACGGCTCGGTGCACCACAGGGAGATGTGGCGCAGGCTGTTCGGGTCGTCCTCGCGCAGCAGCCGCGACATCTCGGTGTGGGTGAACGTCCCGTCCGGCCGCTCGGCGAAGACGCCTTGGCAGGACAGGGCGCGCAGCAGCCGGCGCAGCGGCTCGGGCTCGGCCCGCACCGCCGTCGCCAGGTGCTCCACGGTCAGGGGCGCGTCGCCGAGTACGTCGGCGACGCCCAGCCGGGCGGCGGCGCGGACGGCGGCGGCACAGGCCGCCCCGAACACGAGCTCTCTCAGCCGCATCGACGGCGGAGGAGGAGGGAGCGCCCCTTGCCCGGCCGGTGCCGACAGCTCGGGGGATGGTGCGGTCATGTGCCGCCTTCCTTCCTTGCGTGGGTGGGGTACGCCTGTCCGGTCAGCACAGTCCCGCGGGCTTGGAGGCCCGGCAGGAGTTGCCGTCGAAGGTGTTCTTGCGCTTGACGGCCTCCTGGTTCACCAGGTCCGCCGGGGCGTTGTCCTCCAGGTGGTTGCCGGTGATCCGGTTCTGTTCGCTCGCGGCGCCCACGAAGCTCTTGAACAGGACGATGCCGCCCGACAGGGGGGACTTCCCCGAGTGACCGATGATCGTGTTCCCCGTCACCAGTGCCTTCTCGGTGCCGGTCAGCACGATGCCGGACCCCTTCAGGTAGGGCAGCCGGGCGGTCTTGGGGCAGTACTTGTTGTTCCACTCCAGGCGGTTGTCGCTCACCGTCAGGGCGCCCGCCCGCGGCTTGTTCTCGTCGCCGACGACGAACACGCCGGCGCAGTTGGCGGTGAGGTAGTTGCCGGTGACGGTGAGGTTGCGCAGTCGGCGGACGGTGATGCCGATGCGGTTGTCCTCGAGGTGGTTGTGCTGGACCAGCGCGCCCTTGCTGTCGGCGGCGCCCTGCTCGGCCTTCACGTTGTTGGCGAGGAACAGGCCCGCGTCGCCGTTGCCCCGGGCGGTGTTCTCCCGGAAGACGCCGCGGGTGGAGTGCTCCTGGGCGATGCCCCACTGCCCGTTGTCGTCGGCGGTCACCCGGCGCACGGTCAGGTGGTCGGTGCCCATGGCCCACAGGCCGGTCCGGGAGAAGCCGGCCACCTTCAGGTCGGCGACGGTGACGTCCCGCAGGGCCTTGTTCTTCCCGCCGACGACGCAGATGCCGTTGCCGTTCCCGCTACAGGTGACGGAGGCCTTCTTCGGCTTCTTCGAGGTCGTGGCGGGTTTCTTCCCGGCGGGCCGGATCACCGTGCGGTGACCGGCACCGCGCAGGGTCAGTCCCGGTGTCCGCACCGTGACGCTCTCCCGGTAGGTGCCGGCGAGTACGAGCACGGTGTCGCCGGACCGGGCGGCGTTCACCGCCTTCTGGATCGACTCACCCGGATGCACCACGAGGGTCCGATGGGCGGCCGACGCCGGGGTGGTGCCGGCGAACGTGCCGAGGAGGGCCGCGGTGCACGCGAGGTACGAGATTTGGCGTTTTTTCACAATCCGAAGGCTAGGAGCGCATGACCCGATCACCCGGTGGATGCTCCGTTCGGCGGCGTGTCCAC contains:
- a CDS encoding SRPBCC family protein, producing MTGHTQNEITIAAPVDLVWDMTNDVANWPRLFSEYARADIISQEGNKVTFRLTMHPDENGTVWSWVSERETDRDRLCVTARRIETGPFAHMDIRWEYEEVPDGTRMIWTQDFAMKPDAPVDDAWMTDNINKNSKVQLALIRDRIEKAAAGHRPAPALAD
- a CDS encoding acyl carrier protein; its protein translation is MSDRITVEELSELMKKAAGVTVSAEELQQRYDSGFDALGVDSLGLLGIVGELENRHGAPMPTDAERSRTPRQFLDLVNSALPAGA
- a CDS encoding methyltransferase, with product MTAPSPELSAPAGQGALPPPPPSMRLRELVFGAACAAAVRAAARLGVADVLGDAPLTVEHLATAVRAEPEPLRRLLRALSCQGVFAERPDGTFTHTEMSRLLREDDPNSLRHISLWCTEPWTWDAWPRLDEAVRSGRNVVEDLYGKEFFVYLNEDAPESADVFNRAMTTSSEQSARDVAALLDLSGATSVADLGGGQGHVVASLLDKYPAMRGYLLDLPRVVEKAVPRLREGGDLSDRARIVPGDIRVSVPVEADVYIIKNILEWDDGSTTRLLRNVVEAGGPGTRVVVIENLVDDTPSMRFSTAMDLLLLLNVGGAKHTTASMVARLERAGLAVGDIRPVNPYLHAFDCTVSA
- a CDS encoding right-handed parallel beta-helix repeat-containing protein, translating into MKKRQISYLACTAALLGTFAGTTPASAAHRTLVVHPGESIQKAVNAARSGDTVLVLAGTYRESVTVRTPGLTLRGAGHRTVIRPAGKKPATTSKKPKKASVTCSGNGNGICVVGGKNKALRDVTVADLKVAGFSRTGLWAMGTDHLTVRRVTADDNGQWGIAQEHSTRGVFRENTARGNGDAGLFLANNVKAEQGAADSKGALVQHNHLEDNRIGITVRRLRNLTVTGNYLTANCAGVFVVGDENKPRAGALTVSDNRLEWNNKYCPKTARLPYLKGSGIVLTGTEKALVTGNTIIGHSGKSPLSGGIVLFKSFVGAASEQNRITGNHLEDNAPADLVNQEAVKRKNTFDGNSCRASKPAGLC
- a CDS encoding TcmI family type II polyketide cyclase, yielding MHQALIVARMAPGSASDIAKVFAESDRGELPHLVGVVRRSLFQFGDVYMHLVESEREPGPAIAKVTSHPDFVEVSERLSAYVSAYDPETWRSPKDAMAQRFYLWERDAGA